A window from Sphingopyxis alaskensis RB2256 encodes these proteins:
- a CDS encoding dicarboxylate/amino acid:cation symporter, which yields MAAPTPARPRAWWSHLYVQVLAAIVAGVLLGHFWPAIGTELKPLGDGFIKLVKMIIAPVIFLTVATGIASIGGETKALGRVVGKAFAYFLFFSTLALIVGLVVANVVQPGAGMNIDPATLDAGAVAQYQAKAHEATLTAFLLDIIPVTFVSALTEGSILQALFVAILFGLALSHAGEPGRQVLGLLEKVSTVFFGLVGMLMKFAPIGAFGAMAFTIGKYGVESLANLGLLIATFYLTSLFFVIVILGAVAHFSGFSIFRLIAYLKAELLLVLGTSSSEAALPSLIEKLEKAGCAKPIVGLVVPTGYSFNLDGTNIYMTLAALFIAQAVGVDLSLGDQIALLLVAMVSSKGAAGVTGAGFITLAATLSIVPSVPVAGLALILGIDRFMSECRALTNFIGNALAAIVVAGWEKGLDREALARALAGEPAPLAAAPIETDTD from the coding sequence ATGGCAGCGCCGACTCCTGCCCGGCCCCGCGCCTGGTGGTCGCATCTGTATGTACAGGTACTCGCAGCGATCGTTGCGGGTGTGCTGCTCGGCCATTTCTGGCCCGCCATCGGCACCGAACTCAAACCGCTCGGCGACGGCTTCATCAAACTGGTGAAGATGATCATCGCGCCGGTCATCTTCCTGACCGTTGCGACCGGCATCGCCTCGATCGGTGGCGAGACGAAAGCGCTCGGCCGCGTGGTCGGCAAGGCCTTTGCCTATTTTCTCTTTTTCTCGACGCTGGCGCTGATCGTCGGGCTGGTGGTCGCCAACGTCGTTCAGCCCGGTGCGGGAATGAACATCGACCCCGCGACGCTCGACGCGGGCGCGGTCGCGCAATATCAGGCGAAGGCACACGAGGCGACGCTCACCGCCTTCCTGCTCGACATCATTCCCGTCACCTTCGTTTCGGCGCTGACCGAGGGGTCGATATTGCAGGCGCTGTTCGTCGCGATCCTCTTTGGCCTCGCGCTGTCGCACGCGGGCGAACCGGGGCGGCAGGTGCTGGGCCTGCTCGAAAAGGTCTCGACGGTGTTCTTCGGCCTTGTCGGGATGCTGATGAAGTTCGCGCCGATCGGGGCGTTCGGCGCGATGGCCTTTACCATCGGCAAATATGGGGTCGAATCGCTCGCCAATCTCGGCCTGCTGATCGCGACCTTCTATCTCACCTCGCTCTTTTTCGTGATCGTCATCCTGGGCGCCGTCGCGCATTTCTCAGGCTTTTCGATCTTTCGGCTGATCGCCTATCTCAAGGCCGAACTGCTGCTCGTGCTCGGCACCTCCTCGTCCGAAGCCGCCTTGCCCAGCCTCATCGAAAAGCTCGAAAAGGCGGGCTGCGCCAAGCCAATCGTCGGTCTCGTCGTGCCGACGGGCTACAGCTTCAACCTCGACGGCACCAACATCTATATGACGCTCGCGGCGCTGTTCATTGCGCAGGCGGTCGGCGTCGACCTCAGCCTCGGCGATCAGATCGCGCTGCTGCTCGTCGCGATGGTAAGCTCGAAGGGCGCGGCGGGAGTCACCGGCGCGGGGTTCATCACGCTGGCCGCGACGCTGTCGATCGTGCCCTCGGTCCCCGTCGCGGGGCTCGCGCTGATCCTCGGCATCGACCGTTTCATGAGCGAGTGCCGCGCGCTCACCAATTTCATCGGCAACGCGCTCGCCGCGATCGTCGTCGCGGGCTGGGAAAAAGGCCTCGACCGCGAGGCGCTTGCCCGCGCGCTCGCCGGCGAGCCCGCGCCGCTCGCCGCGGCGCCGATCGAAACCGACACCGACTGA
- a CDS encoding sensor histidine kinase, with translation MIDSRDSSVIAPVTGRRRLLIAVAAGLAILLLAGFGLAHWAAGRAGAQTAVEAQQNARAHASLLESELQKFRLLPRVLTEFPDVRAALADKSDAASRRLDRELEQLATRTDAAVIYVLDADGTTIAASNWQSPTSFVGENYRFRPYFRDAMQRGDAELFALGTVSGRPGLYLARRVNAGGDADGRALGVIVLKVEFDKLETRWADSAATTLVTDAAGIVVMSSAPRWRFRSFGALSARDRQRLRATRSYGDAPLDPLPLRRTGDVLRIGDQSYFQVAERVSLPGSTLRLLQPAEPARASANATARVIFLILLILVGAAIVSLLRLVERQALRQAAHEALEREVAARTRDLRAANDELRQASERQAETDRRYRAAREELAQASRLGSIGQITAGVAHEINQPVAAIRSFAENALAYLGRSEGDKARANLDHIVALTARVGAITGELRNFARRATAPLGPVALQSAIDGTLLLIGDRLRAQGIALDVELANPAATVHADRVRLEQILVNLLQNAADAVRGLEGARISLTAHGGDPVAIDICDNGPGVPADLKPQLFTPFVTGRPDGLGLGLAIASDIAKAFGGTLSIIPSPLGGAGFRVTLRPA, from the coding sequence ATGATCGATTCGCGCGATTCGTCCGTCATCGCTCCCGTGACCGGTCGCCGCCGGTTGCTGATCGCGGTCGCGGCGGGGCTGGCGATCCTGTTGCTCGCCGGATTTGGTCTTGCCCATTGGGCCGCCGGGCGCGCCGGGGCGCAAACGGCCGTCGAGGCGCAACAGAATGCCCGCGCGCACGCGAGCCTGCTCGAAAGCGAGTTGCAGAAGTTCCGCCTCCTGCCCCGCGTGCTTACCGAATTTCCCGATGTGCGCGCGGCGCTCGCGGACAAGAGCGATGCGGCATCGCGTCGCCTTGACCGCGAGCTCGAACAGCTTGCGACGCGCACCGATGCCGCGGTGATTTACGTTCTCGATGCCGATGGCACGACCATCGCGGCGAGCAACTGGCAGTCGCCGACCAGCTTCGTCGGCGAGAATTATCGTTTCCGTCCCTATTTTCGGGACGCGATGCAGCGCGGCGACGCCGAACTGTTCGCGCTGGGGACGGTGAGCGGACGCCCCGGCCTTTACCTCGCACGGCGCGTCAACGCGGGCGGCGACGCGGACGGGCGGGCGCTCGGCGTGATCGTGCTCAAGGTCGAGTTCGACAAGCTCGAAACGCGCTGGGCCGACTCCGCCGCGACCACGCTCGTCACCGACGCGGCGGGCATCGTCGTGATGAGCAGCGCGCCGCGCTGGCGCTTCCGGTCTTTCGGTGCCTTGTCGGCGCGTGATCGTCAGCGGCTGCGCGCGACGCGCAGCTATGGCGACGCGCCGCTGGATCCGTTGCCGCTGCGCCGCACGGGAGACGTTCTCCGCATCGGCGACCAGTCCTATTTTCAGGTGGCGGAGCGGGTGTCGCTGCCCGGCAGCACGCTTCGCCTGCTCCAGCCCGCCGAACCCGCACGCGCGAGCGCCAATGCGACCGCGCGCGTGATATTCCTCATCCTCCTCATCCTGGTCGGCGCGGCGATCGTCAGCTTGCTCCGCCTCGTCGAGCGGCAGGCGCTGCGACAGGCGGCGCATGAGGCGCTCGAACGCGAGGTTGCCGCGCGCACGCGCGATCTGCGCGCCGCGAACGACGAATTGCGGCAGGCATCCGAGCGGCAGGCCGAAACCGACCGTCGCTATCGCGCCGCGCGCGAGGAGCTGGCGCAGGCCAGCCGCCTCGGCTCGATCGGGCAGATCACCGCCGGGGTCGCGCACGAGATCAACCAGCCGGTCGCAGCGATCCGCAGCTTTGCCGAAAATGCCCTCGCCTATCTGGGTCGGTCAGAGGGCGACAAGGCGCGCGCCAATCTGGACCATATCGTCGCGCTGACCGCGCGCGTCGGCGCGATCACCGGCGAGTTGCGCAATTTTGCGCGCCGCGCGACCGCGCCGCTGGGGCCGGTGGCGTTGCAGTCAGCGATCGACGGCACGCTGCTGCTGATCGGCGACCGGCTGCGCGCGCAGGGCATCGCGCTCGATGTCGAGTTGGCGAACCCGGCCGCGACCGTCCACGCCGACCGCGTCCGGCTGGAGCAAATCCTGGTCAACCTCCTGCAAAATGCCGCCGATGCAGTGCGCGGCCTCGAAGGCGCCCGCATCAGCCTGACCGCGCACGGCGGCGATCCGGTGGCGATCGATATTTGCGACAATGGGCCGGGCGTGCCCGCCGACCTGAAGCCACAATTGTTCACGCCCTTCGTCACCGGGCGCCCCGATGGGCTGGGGCTGGGACTCGCGATCGCGAGCGACATCGCCAAAGCGTTCGGCGGTACGCTCTCGATCATCCCCTCACCGCTCGGTGGTGCGGGGTTCCGCGTGACGCTGAGGCCGGCATGA
- a CDS encoding sigma-54-dependent transcriptional regulator: MSFFTAEQTILFVDDDAALREANAQTLDLAGLAVETFADAQSVLPRIAADFAGIVITDIRMPGMDGLELRAAIHAIDPDIPVVLITGHADVTMAVRALHDGAFDFLAKPFAADHLVGVARRALAHRALILDNRRLTAAAAAIDSPLIGESPAMVRLRETIAQLAQADIDVLIEGETGTGKELVAHMLHRQSRRSAASLVAVNCAALPHDLAEAELFGSNLVDRATGKLGQAGRIRGAHRGTLFLDEIDTMHAAVQAKLLRVIEEREVQPLGASAPEPVDLRVVAATKTDLMDAVRAGDFREDLYYRLHVVKLRLPPLRERRSDIPQTFAFFLDEAASKMGLTGFQIDDATRRHLVEHDWPGNVRELKNFAYSVVLDLPSDPARSAMPAAAPLAERLRRFEATIIEDTLAQTRGNIGETMAQLGVPRKTLYDKMAKLGIDPKRFRG; this comes from the coding sequence ATGAGTTTCTTCACCGCCGAGCAGACGATCCTTTTCGTCGACGACGATGCCGCACTGCGCGAAGCGAATGCGCAGACGCTCGACCTTGCGGGCCTTGCGGTCGAAACCTTCGCCGATGCGCAGAGCGTGCTGCCGCGCATCGCCGCTGATTTCGCCGGGATCGTCATCACCGACATAAGGATGCCCGGCATGGACGGGCTGGAACTGCGCGCCGCGATCCATGCAATCGACCCCGACATCCCCGTCGTGCTGATCACCGGGCACGCCGATGTGACGATGGCGGTGCGGGCGCTCCACGACGGGGCGTTCGACTTTCTCGCCAAACCTTTTGCGGCGGACCATCTGGTCGGCGTCGCGCGCCGCGCGCTCGCGCATCGCGCGCTGATCCTCGACAACCGGCGCCTCACCGCGGCGGCGGCGGCGATCGACAGTCCACTGATCGGCGAAAGCCCGGCGATGGTCCGTCTGCGCGAAACGATCGCGCAGCTGGCGCAGGCCGACATCGACGTGCTGATCGAGGGCGAGACGGGGACGGGCAAGGAACTGGTCGCGCATATGCTCCACCGCCAGAGTCGGCGGAGCGCGGCGTCGCTCGTCGCGGTCAATTGCGCCGCTTTGCCGCACGACCTGGCCGAAGCCGAACTGTTCGGCAGCAACCTTGTCGACCGCGCGACGGGCAAGCTGGGCCAGGCTGGGCGGATCCGCGGCGCGCATCGCGGGACCTTGTTCCTCGACGAGATCGACACGATGCACGCGGCGGTGCAGGCGAAGCTGCTGCGCGTGATCGAGGAGCGCGAGGTGCAGCCATTGGGGGCGAGTGCGCCCGAACCCGTCGACCTGCGCGTTGTCGCAGCGACCAAGACCGACCTGATGGACGCGGTGCGTGCGGGGGATTTTCGCGAAGACCTTTATTACCGGCTGCACGTCGTCAAGCTGCGCCTTCCGCCCTTGCGCGAGCGTCGCTCCGACATCCCGCAGACCTTTGCCTTCTTCCTCGACGAGGCGGCGTCGAAAATGGGGCTGACGGGGTTCCAGATCGACGACGCCACGCGTCGGCACCTGGTCGAACATGACTGGCCGGGCAACGTCCGCGAGCTCAAGAACTTCGCCTATAGCGTCGTGCTCGACCTGCCCTCCGACCCCGCGCGTTCGGCGATGCCGGCAGCCGCGCCGCTTGCCGAGCGGCTGCGCCGGTTCGAGGCGACGATCATCGAGGATACGCTCGCCCAGACGCGCGGCAATATCGGCGAGACGATGGCGCAGCTCGGCGTGCCGCGAAAGACGCTTTACGACAAGATGGCCAAGCTGGGGATCGATCCGAAGCGGTTTCGAGGCTGA
- a CDS encoding dipeptidase: MKQLAILLTATALAACSTGGDKPKAAEAPLHSRMLVLDTHLDTPLHFERAGWSFADRHTLADDMVQLDIPRMKDGHLDGGFFVIYTEQGPLTAKGYADALAFARGRSDLIDSTLAKYPDAIAPARTAADARRLNREGKLIAFKSMENSYPLGEDLTLLAEFYARGLRMAGPVHSRTNQFADSATGEARWKGLSPLGKRWVAEMNRLGIVIDASHSSDAAFDQMLELSKYPIILSHSSLRSAHDHPRNLDEARLKALAAKGGAMCISTIFLSDMNMTPARAGLFGQYERIGAMTPAEQADLNRKWRELDQSEPLWAADFEDYMKMVLRAIAVAGADHICFGADWDGGGGLKGIEDITALPKVTARLKEAGYSDADIEKMWSGNVLRILAAQGK; this comes from the coding sequence GTGAAGCAACTCGCAATCCTGTTGACCGCGACCGCGCTCGCCGCCTGTTCGACCGGCGGCGACAAGCCCAAGGCAGCCGAAGCCCCGCTGCACAGCCGGATGCTCGTGCTCGACACCCATCTTGACACGCCGCTCCATTTCGAGCGCGCGGGGTGGAGCTTTGCCGACCGCCACACCCTCGCCGACGATATGGTCCAGCTCGACATTCCACGAATGAAGGACGGCCATCTCGATGGCGGCTTCTTTGTCATTTACACCGAACAGGGTCCACTGACCGCCAAGGGTTATGCCGACGCCCTCGCCTTTGCGCGGGGGCGTTCGGACCTGATCGACAGCACGCTCGCCAAATATCCCGACGCGATCGCCCCCGCGCGCACGGCGGCCGACGCCAGGAGGCTGAACAGGGAAGGCAAGCTGATCGCCTTCAAGTCGATGGAAAACAGCTATCCGCTCGGCGAGGATCTGACGCTGCTCGCGGAGTTTTACGCCAGGGGCCTGCGCATGGCGGGGCCGGTCCATTCGCGGACCAACCAGTTCGCCGACAGCGCGACCGGCGAGGCGCGCTGGAAGGGACTGAGCCCGCTCGGCAAGCGTTGGGTCGCCGAAATGAACCGGCTGGGTATCGTCATCGACGCCAGCCATTCGTCGGATGCGGCGTTCGACCAGATGCTCGAACTGTCGAAATATCCGATCATCCTCTCGCACTCCAGCCTGCGCTCGGCCCATGATCATCCGCGCAACCTCGATGAAGCGCGGCTGAAGGCGCTCGCGGCCAAGGGCGGGGCGATGTGCATTTCAACGATCTTCCTGTCGGACATGAACATGACCCCGGCACGCGCCGGGCTGTTCGGCCAATATGAGCGGATCGGCGCGATGACCCCGGCCGAGCAGGCCGACCTCAACCGCAAATGGCGCGAGCTCGACCAAAGCGAGCCATTATGGGCCGCCGATTTCGAGGATTATATGAAGATGGTGCTGCGCGCGATCGCGGTCGCGGGCGCCGATCATATCTGCTTCGGCGCCGACTGGGACGGCGGCGGCGGCCTGAAGGGCATAGAGGACATCACCGCACTGCCCAAGGTCACCGCGCGGCTGAAGGAAGCGGGCTATTCGGACGCCGACATCGAAAAAATGTGGAGCGGCAACGTGCTGCGCATCTTGGCGGCGCAGGGGAAATAG
- a CDS encoding serine hydrolase, whose product MKRLLVLTLFVSLAMPAWAEPPADIAESVEALRQKIGAPGVSIAIVEDGKTTLARGWGVRKLGEAAPVDAETIFQTGSTGKAMTAAALAVLVDEGKIGWDDPVIQHMPWFRMYDPWVTREITIRDLLVHRSGLGLGQGDLMFVPRTHLTRKQTVERVAYLKPKTSFRSAYAYDNILYAVAGQLIEEVTGQTWEDFIRARVLRPGGMKNATSDSEERFATPNRSWPHARLSGPLRGIGPQQTLDERDELGRNGAPAGGLALSADDMAAWLRIQLAHGALPDGKRLFSEKQAMEMWAPVTPMPITPLPDALKPAQPTQQAYALGWQVQDYRGHRIIQHGGGVFGSITRVVLIPDRQVGFAIMMNSEDSGMLLGLTYDLLDHYLDQPDYGWIQKWEDWYQSGLAGGVEFLKQSKASPAQSGPSLALARYAGRYRDPWYGDVVIGSDRKGLTIDFASTPRMAGRLDHWQYDSFVTRFDDPAIEPAYVTFALDADGEITGVTMKAVSKIADFSWDYHDLDLKPVEDKK is encoded by the coding sequence ATGAAACGCCTGCTCGTCCTCACGCTCTTCGTATCGCTCGCGATGCCCGCGTGGGCCGAACCGCCCGCCGACATCGCCGAAAGCGTCGAGGCGCTGCGGCAGAAAATCGGCGCGCCGGGCGTGTCGATCGCGATCGTAGAGGACGGCAAGACGACGCTGGCGCGCGGCTGGGGCGTGCGCAAGCTGGGCGAAGCGGCGCCGGTCGATGCCGAGACGATTTTCCAGACCGGATCGACCGGCAAGGCGATGACCGCGGCGGCGCTCGCCGTGCTCGTCGATGAAGGCAAGATCGGCTGGGACGATCCGGTCATCCAGCATATGCCCTGGTTCCGCATGTACGACCCGTGGGTCACGCGCGAGATCACGATCCGCGACCTGCTCGTCCACAGGAGCGGGCTGGGGCTGGGGCAGGGCGATTTGATGTTCGTGCCGCGCACGCATCTGACGCGCAAACAGACGGTCGAGCGCGTCGCCTATTTGAAGCCCAAGACCAGTTTCCGTTCGGCCTATGCCTATGACAATATCCTCTACGCCGTCGCGGGCCAGCTGATCGAGGAAGTCACCGGACAGACGTGGGAGGATTTCATCCGCGCGCGCGTGCTGCGTCCGGGCGGCATGAAAAATGCCACGAGCGACAGCGAGGAACGCTTCGCGACGCCGAACCGCAGCTGGCCGCACGCGCGCCTGTCCGGCCCATTGCGCGGCATCGGCCCGCAGCAGACGCTCGACGAGCGCGACGAGCTGGGCCGCAACGGTGCGCCCGCGGGCGGGCTCGCGCTCAGCGCCGACGATATGGCGGCGTGGCTCCGCATCCAGCTCGCGCATGGTGCATTACCCGACGGGAAGCGGCTGTTCAGTGAAAAGCAGGCGATGGAGATGTGGGCGCCGGTGACGCCGATGCCGATCACCCCGCTGCCCGATGCGCTCAAGCCCGCGCAGCCGACGCAGCAGGCCTATGCGCTCGGCTGGCAGGTGCAGGATTATCGCGGTCATCGCATCATCCAGCATGGTGGCGGCGTATTCGGGTCGATCACCCGCGTCGTGCTGATCCCCGACAGACAAGTCGGTTTCGCGATCATGATGAACAGCGAGGATAGCGGGATGCTCCTCGGCCTCACCTATGATTTGCTCGACCATTATCTCGATCAACCCGACTATGGCTGGATCCAGAAATGGGAGGACTGGTATCAGTCGGGGCTCGCGGGGGGAGTCGAGTTTCTGAAACAGTCGAAGGCCTCGCCAGCGCAGAGCGGTCCCTCGCTTGCGTTGGCGCGCTATGCCGGGCGCTACCGCGATCCCTGGTATGGCGATGTCGTGATCGGTTCGGACAGGAAGGGGTTGACGATCGATTTTGCTTCGACGCCGCGGATGGCGGGGCGGCTCGATCACTGGCAATATGACAGCTTCGTCACCAGGTTCGACGACCCGGCGATCGAACCCGCCTATGTCACTTTCGCGCTCGACGCCGATGGCGAGATAACCGGCGTGACGATGAAAGCGGTGAGCAAGATTGCCGACTTCAGCTGGGATTATCACGATCTCGACCTGAAGCCCGTGGAGGACAAGAAGTGA
- a CDS encoding YkvI family membrane protein, whose protein sequence is MSVGETGGRSSWFQRFLLPGFALKAVIIGGGYATGRELAEYFVPSGPWGGLAAMLLATLIWSGVAALTFALARRMRAYDYRRFFEGLLGPGWIAFKIAYLIFVVLILAVFGAAAGAIGAATFGWPELAGSVLLALGIVAFTAFGTAIVETLFQYASMLIYTVYALFIVFALASFGEMIGNGFANAPPPSGNWVAGGITYASYNIVGAVIILPVLRHLTSQRDAVVAGLIAGPLTMLPAILFFAAMMAFYPAIGDETLPSDFLLRQMAVPGFHILFQLMIFAALLESGVGAIHAINERVSGVVEARGRPRLDTGARAAIGSLILVGCMFVAARVGLVDLIASGYRFLAWLFLAVFVLPLITIGTWRLLRPAAPPMEALP, encoded by the coding sequence ATGAGCGTGGGCGAGACGGGCGGCAGGTCGAGCTGGTTCCAGCGCTTCCTGCTGCCCGGTTTCGCATTGAAGGCGGTCATCATTGGCGGCGGCTATGCCACGGGCCGCGAACTGGCGGAGTATTTCGTGCCATCGGGGCCATGGGGCGGACTCGCCGCGATGCTGCTCGCAACCCTGATCTGGAGCGGCGTCGCCGCACTCACCTTCGCGCTCGCGCGGCGGATGCGCGCTTATGATTATCGCCGCTTTTTCGAGGGGCTGCTCGGACCCGGCTGGATCGCGTTCAAAATCGCCTATCTGATCTTCGTCGTGCTGATCCTCGCCGTCTTTGGCGCGGCGGCGGGGGCGATCGGCGCCGCGACCTTCGGCTGGCCCGAGCTTGCAGGGTCGGTGCTGCTCGCGCTCGGCATCGTCGCCTTTACCGCCTTCGGCACCGCGATCGTCGAGACATTGTTCCAATATGCCTCGATGCTGATCTATACGGTCTATGCGCTGTTCATCGTCTTTGCGCTGGCGAGCTTTGGCGAGATGATCGGCAATGGCTTTGCGAACGCGCCGCCGCCGTCGGGCAATTGGGTGGCGGGCGGCATCACTTATGCGAGTTACAATATCGTCGGCGCGGTGATCATCCTGCCCGTGCTGCGCCATCTGACGAGCCAGCGCGACGCGGTGGTCGCGGGGCTGATCGCCGGGCCGCTCACGATGCTCCCCGCGATCCTCTTCTTCGCCGCGATGATGGCTTTTTATCCGGCGATCGGCGACGAGACGCTGCCGTCCGATTTCCTGCTGCGCCAGATGGCGGTGCCGGGCTTTCATATCCTGTTCCAGCTGATGATTTTCGCCGCGCTGCTCGAAAGCGGCGTCGGCGCGATCCATGCGATCAACGAGCGCGTGTCGGGCGTCGTCGAGGCGCGTGGGCGCCCGCGGCTCGACACCGGCGCGCGCGCGGCGATCGGCTCGCTCATCCTTGTCGGCTGCATGTTCGTCGCGGCGCGCGTCGGCCTCGTCGACCTCATCGCCAGCGGCTATCGCTTCCTCGCCTGGCTTTTCCTCGCCGTTTTCGTGCTGCCGCTCATCACCATCGGCACCTGGCGGCTGCTGCGCCCCGCCGCTCCCCCCATGGAGGCCCTGCCATGA
- a CDS encoding DUF1611 domain-containing protein — protein sequence MNAPIGRLADSLTLPQPYLLFLGDTTEAGYAKTAFGLADWAADRCVGELGVAGCTVSAGLPRLSPAEARAAGARSLVIGVANQGGVISESWVAALVEAMEAGLDIISGLHTRLTSVPALVEASRHTGQRLIDVRTPPPSIPIGNGRKRSGKRLLTVGTDCALGKKYTALALHRAFVARGIDADFRATGQTGIMIAGGGIPMDAVVSDFEAGAAEILSPDAPDDHWDLIEGQGSIFNPAYAAVSLGLLHGSQPDVFVVCHDPSRRVILGMESFALPSIEEVIDLTIRLGSRTNPAIRCGGVSLNTSSMGVGEAEALIGAERRRLGLPVADPIRGGAAFDALVENCLA from the coding sequence CTGACCCTGCCGCAACCCTATCTGCTCTTCCTCGGCGATACGACCGAGGCGGGCTATGCCAAGACTGCCTTTGGCCTCGCCGACTGGGCGGCCGATCGCTGCGTCGGCGAACTCGGGGTCGCGGGCTGCACCGTCAGCGCGGGTCTGCCGCGGCTGTCGCCCGCCGAAGCGCGCGCGGCGGGCGCCCGCTCGCTGGTGATCGGCGTTGCCAACCAGGGCGGCGTGATTAGCGAGAGCTGGGTTGCGGCGCTGGTCGAGGCGATGGAGGCAGGGCTCGACATCATCAGCGGGCTGCACACGCGGCTGACCAGCGTTCCCGCGCTGGTGGAGGCGTCGCGGCACACCGGCCAGCGGCTTATCGACGTCCGCACCCCGCCGCCCTCGATCCCGATCGGCAACGGCCGCAAGCGCAGCGGCAAGAGACTGCTCACCGTCGGCACCGATTGCGCGCTCGGCAAGAAATATACCGCGCTTGCGTTGCACCGCGCCTTTGTCGCGCGCGGGATCGACGCCGATTTCCGCGCGACGGGGCAGACGGGGATCATGATCGCGGGCGGCGGTATTCCCATGGACGCGGTCGTGTCGGACTTCGAGGCGGGCGCGGCGGAGATTTTGAGCCCCGATGCGCCCGACGATCATTGGGATCTGATCGAAGGGCAGGGGTCGATCTTCAACCCCGCCTATGCCGCGGTGTCGCTCGGCCTGCTCCACGGCAGCCAGCCCGACGTCTTCGTCGTTTGCCACGATCCCAGCCGCAGGGTCATCCTCGGCATGGAAAGCTTTGCGCTTCCCAGCATTGAGGAAGTGATCGACCTGACGATCCGGCTCGGCAGCCGGACCAATCCGGCGATCCGCTGCGGCGGGGTCAGCCTCAATACGTCGAGCATGGGGGTGGGCGAGGCCGAGGCGCTGATCGGCGCCGAAAGGCGCCGCCTCGGGCTGCCCGTCGCCGACCCGATCCGCGGCGGCGCCGCCTTCGACGCGCTCGTCGAAAATTGTCTCGCATGA